From Etheostoma cragini isolate CJK2018 chromosome 14, CSU_Ecrag_1.0, whole genome shotgun sequence, the proteins below share one genomic window:
- the LOC117956324 gene encoding serine/threonine-protein phosphatase 6 regulatory ankyrin repeat subunit A isoform X3 — translation MTSRIITFNHFGGNGLPYCPHSVSPGLSSVTATLTPGRDTASFWLHTGNMAVLKIQDQPSLLRAIFNVDPDEVRSLIFKKEDVNIQDNEKRTPLHAAAYLGDAEIIELLILSGARVNAKDNKWLTPLHRAVASCSEDAVAVLLKHSADVNARDKNWQTPLHVAASNKAVRCAEALVPLLSNINVSDRAGRTALHHAAFSGHVEMVKLLLSRGANINAFDKKDRRAIHWAAYMGHLEVVKLLVASGAEVDCKDKKAYTPLHAAASSGMSSTVHYLLTLGVHVNEVNSYGNTPLHLACYNGQDVVVSELIEAGANVNQVNERGFSALHFASSSRQGALCQELLLSHGAHIDMPSKDGKTPLHMAATHGRFSCSQALIQNGAEIDCEDRSQNTALHISARYGHELIITALVKHRANTAKRGIHGMFPLHLAALSGFSDCCRKLLSAGFDIDTPDDFGRTCLHAAAAGGNLECLNLLLNIGADFNRKDNFGR, via the exons ATGACTTCCAGGATCATTACTTTCAATCACTTTGGCGGAAATGGGCTTCCATACTGCCCTCATTCAGTTTCCCCCGGTTTATCTAGCGTTACAGCAACGTTAACTCCCGGGCGAGATACTGCCTCCTTTTGGCTTCACACAGGGAATATGGCTGTTTTGAAGATACAAGACCAG CCGTCTCTGTTAAGAGCCATCTTCAACGTGGACCCAGATGAAGTTCGCTCTCTCATATTCAAAAAAGAGGATGTCAACATTCAG GACAACGAGAAGAGGACGCCTCTGCATGCTGCAGCCTACTTGGGAGACGCTGAGATCATTGAACTGCTCATTCTCTCAG GAGCCAGAGTTAATGCCAAAGACAACAAGTGGTTGACTCCTCTTCATCGAGCTGTCGCCTCTTGTAGTGAG GACGCAGTGGCAGTGTTGCTGAAGCACAGTGCAGATGTTAACGCCCGTGACAAGAACTGGCAGACGCCGCTCCATGTTGCAGCTAGCAACAAGGCAGTACGCTGTGCTGAGGCTTTGGTCCCGCTGCTTAGCAACATCAACGTGTCTGACCGGGCCGGACGCACTGCCTTGCACCACGCCGCCTTCAGTGGACATGTAGAA ATGGTGAAGTTGCTGCTGTCCAGAGGAGCCAACATTAATGCATTTGACAAGAAGGACAGGAGAGCCATCCACTGGGCAGCCTATATGG GTCACCTGGAGGTGGTAAAGTTATTGGTGGCCAGTGGAGCAGAGGTTGACTGTAAGGACAAAAAAGCATATACTCCGCTCCATGCAGCCGCCTCTAGTGGCATGAGCAGCACAGTGCACTATCTGCTGACGCTGGGGGTCCAC GTCAACGAGGTGAACAGCTATGGCAACACTCCTCTCCATTTGGCCTGTTACAATGGACAGGATGTGGTGGTCAGTGAGCTCATTGAGGCAGGAGCCAATGTcaaccag GTGAACGAGAGGGGGTTTTCGGCTCTTCACTTTGCCTCGTCCTCACGACAGGGGGCACTGTGCCAGGAACTGCTGTTGTCCCATGGAGCACACATCGACATGCCA AGTAAGGATGGTAAGACTCCCCTCCACATGGCAGCAACACATGGAAGGTTCTCCTGCTCTCAGGCCCTCATTCAAAATG gAGCTGAGATTGATTGTGAGGACAGGAGCCAAAACACTGCCCTTCACATCTCTGCCCGCTATGGCCATGAACTCATCATCACAGCACTCGTCAAACACAGAGCCAACACTGCCAA GAGAGGTATTCATGGGATGTTCCCTCTACACCTAGCAGCTCTCAGCGGCTTCTCCGATTGCTGCAGGAAGCTGCTGTC TGCAGGGTTTGACATAGACACCCCTGATGACTTTGGAAGGACCTGTCTAcatgctgctgcagctggagg GAACCTGGAATGTCTGAATCTGCTGTTAAACATAGGAGCGGACTTTAACAGGAAAGACAACTTTGGAAGGTGA